The genome window TCCGCCGCCTGCCCCAAGGTTTTGGTCGCGACGATCCGCAGAAACGTCCGCACGTCTTCAAGCCGCATGCCTCACCTGCCCTTACAAAATGGTCCTATCAGGAACATTATATGCGATAAATATTCGCTATACTTTTTCCATCGCTTCTTCCATACAATACGTCAAGGAAACGTTTTCGATGCCGCACGCACGGCGTTTCAACCGGAAAAACCCACTCTTTCTTTATAAAACACACCATTCCGAGAGAAAAACAACCTTTTCGCGAACAGGAGGCATCACATGGGTCGGATCGCAAAAAAAATGGGCATCCTTGCGGCATGCATGGCGTTTTCCGCCGTTCTTTTCAGCCCTGCCATCGCCGGGGCGGCGGAGTATCCCAAAAAGAACATCACCCTCATCGTGCCCTATTCCGCGGGCGGCAGCAGCGATATCGGTGCGCGCCGTCACGCGCAGTTCCTGGAAAAGGAACTCGGCGTTTCCGTCATCATTGACAACACCGCCGGGGCCGGCGGCTGGGTGGGCTGGAACAAGCTGATGAAGGCCAAGCCCGACGGCTATACCATCGCACAGTTGAACCTCGTGTACGTTGACGGGTATCTTAACCCGGAAATGAAGCGAACCCAGAACCTGGACAGCATCACTCCGCTTGCGCGGCACGTGCTGGATACAACCGCCTGGGCCGTCAAGCCGGATTCACCCTACAAGGACGCCAAGGAACTGCTCGAATACGTCAAGGCCAACCCCGGCAAAGTGAAGGTAGCGACCTCCGGCGTGATGACCCAGCACCACATTCTGCTGATCCAGTTGGAAAAGCTGGGCTACAAGATGGAACCCGTGCACACCAACGGCCTGGCCGACGTCATGACCATGGTGCTCGGCGGCCATGTGGACGTAGCCTCCCTCGGCGCGGGCGATGTCCGCAAGCAGGCCAGGGACGGCGAATTGCGCGCCCTGGCGGTTATGTCTCCCGAGCGCTCCCGCTTCCTGCCCGATACCCCGACGATGAAGGAAAACACCGGCCTCGCCCTGGAAGCGTATGCCGCGCGCGGCTATGCCGGCCCGGCGGGCATGGACCCGGCCGTCGTAAAAATTCTTTCCGACGCGCTGGGGAAAGCCATGAACAACCCCGAGCACATCAAGGAAATGGAAAACCTCGGCATGGACGTGGCGTACCTTAACAGCGACGACTGGAAGGCGTTTCTGAAAAAGATCGAAAAGGAACACAAAGAAATTCTCGGCTGGTAGCCCTATGGGCCGGGCGGCCAACGGCCGCCCGGCCTGAAATGCCGTAACGCCGATAACAGAGGATGCACCCATGACACCGAACACCACATTTTTCCAGCGGTTCCCGCTCGACTTCTGGGTCTGCACCGTCATCTTTCTGGCTGCCGCCTTTCTCTTCGCGGATTCGCGGGGGTATCCCGACAAGGCGATTCTGTTCCCCTCCATCATGCTGGTCTGCATGATGGGCCTGAGCGCGTACTGCATGGCCGCCTCCTGCATCAAACGGCAGAAACTCCTGCGCGCCGTTGCAGCCGGGACCCGGACGCTCCCGGCAAAAACGCCCATCGACCGCAAAGCCGTCTGCGCCTTTGCCTGCATGGCCGCCGCGTACGCGTTCCTCACGCCGTATATCGGTTTCGGGCTTGCCAGCCTTATTTTCATCGGGGCCGGGACCGTCTTTTTCGGCGAAAAGGATAAACGCGCCGTCGTGGCCGTCCCGCTGGGCACAATGCTCTTCGTCTACGGTTTCTTCATCTATTTCCTTGACGTGAGCATTCCCTTCTTCCCGGCGTCCTTCGGCTCGTAACCCTCTTATTCCGAGACAGAAAGCCCGCGCTGGCACGCGCCATTGGAATTCCCGACAGCGAAATCCGGAGGAGTATCATGTCCCCATTTGAAATTGCTTCAGATGTTTTTACCGTCACCAATATCGCGATAATGTCCGGCGGTCTCATATTCGGCATGGTCGCGGGCGCGCTGCCGGGCATCAGTTCCACCATGGCCGTGACCCTGCTGTTGCCGTTCACCTTCGCCCTGCCCGCCGGGTCGGGCCTGATGCTGCTGATGGCCATCTATACCGCGTCTGTTTATGGCGGCAGCATTTCCGCCATTCTCATCAACACGCCGGGCACGGGCTCTTCCGCCGCCACGGCCATTGACGGATACCAGCTCACCCGCAAGGGGCACGGCGCGCGGGCGCTGCGTATTTCGACTTTCGCCTCCGCGCTGGGCGGGGTGGTCAGCGCCATCGCCCTGATTCTCCTCTCGCCCCCGCTCTCGAAAATCTCGCTCTGGTTCGGCCCGCCGGAATATTTCCTCCTGGCCTGCCTCGGGCTCTCGGCCGTGGCCACCCTGGCGGCGAACTCCATCGCCAAAGGCATTCTCGCTGCCGTCATCGGCCTCTTTCTCGCCTCGGTCGGGCTGGACTACTCGCTCGGCAGCCCGCGCTTCACCTTCGGCATCATGGAGCTTGAGGGCGGCATATCCTTCATCCCGGCCCTGATCGGGCTGTTCGCCCTTTCCGAGGTCCTGCGGATGGCGGAAAACCGCTTCGCGCCGGACTCCAAACCCGCCGATTTCCGCAACGACAGGTTCTTCCCCTCCCTGGCCGAACTGGCGCCAACCTGGGCCACCATGGGGCGCGGCTCCGTCATCGGCACCATTATCGGCATCCTGCCCGGAGCCGGGGCCGAAATCGGGTCCTGGATCAGCTACAACACGGAAAAGCGCCTGTCCAAACACCGCCATGAAATCGGCCACGGCTCCACCGTGGGCGTCGCCGCATCCGAAGTAGCCAACAACGCGGTTACGGGCGCGGCGCTCATTCCGCTCTTCACGCTGGGCATTCCCGGCAGTTCCGTGGCGGCGGTCATCCTGGGCGGCCTTCTCATCCATGGGCTGGTGCCGGGGCGCGAACTGTTCACCGAATACGCGACCATAACCTACACGGCCATGTTCGGCTTCCTCATCGCCAATATCCTGATGCTCTTTTTCGGGCTCCTGCTGGTGAAGCCCTTTGCCCAGGTCACGAAGATTCCCCGGCGGTACCTCGCGCCGATCATTGTAACGCTCTGCTTTATCGGGGCCTATGCCATCAACAACAGCTTCTTCGACGTGGGCATCATGGTGGTCTTCGGGGTCATCGGGTACGTGCTGCAAAGAGCCGGATTTCATCCCGCGCCCATCGTCCTTGCCATGATTCTCGGCCCCATGGCGGAATCGCGCTATCTCCAGATGTACAGCCTGAGCGACGGCAACGTTATCAGTTACATGTTCACCCGCCCCATTTCGCTGGCGCTGATCGGAATGATCGTACTGTTCCTCTTCTCCCCGGCCTTTTTCAAGAACGTGCAGCAAGGCCCCGCGCCCGAAACCGCACCCGGCTCCGTAAAAGACACGCAGGAGGCCGCCTGATGATTACGGATACGGTCACCCGCATCAGGGGCGGTCATGTCGTGGACCCGGCAACGGGTGAATCCGCAATACGGGATCTGTGGATCGTCAACGGCCGCGTGGCGGCAACGCAGCCCGCAGGCGGCGGCGACCACACGGACATCGACGCCGCCGGCTGCTACGTGTTCCCCGGTCTTGCCGATTTCCACCTGCACATGTTCCAGGGCGGGACGGAAATCGGCCTGCAGCCGGATTCAGTACTGCTGCCCCAGGGCGTCACCATGGCCGTGGACCAGGGCAGCGCGGGCGTTGCCAACTGCGACGCGTTTTATGCGGGAACCCTGGCAAAAACCACGGTCAGGGCTTACGCCTTCCTGCACCTCTGCCCGGCGGGCCTTGCCACCACGCGGTATTTGGAAAACATCGATCCCGCCAATTTCGACCCCGTCGCCGTGCGGGACGTGTTCGACCGCTATCCGGGCGTTTTTCGCGGCCTGAAAATCCGGCAGAGCGTCGAAATAGCCGGAAATCACGGCCTCAAACCGCTGGAGCGAACGCTGCGCATCGCGGACGACCTGGACCTGCCCGTGGTGGTGCACACCACGGACCCGGCGGGCGACATTGAAGACCTCGCCTCCATGCTGCGGCCGGGGGACGTCTTCAGCCACGTCTTTCACGGGCGCGGCCAAACCGTTCTGGACGATGCCGGAAACATCCGCCCGGCCGTCCGCGAAGCCCGGAAACGCGGGGTGTTCTTCGATACTGCTGACGGCCGCGTCCATTACGGGCTGAAGCAAATCCGCCTTGCGCTCGGCCGGGGCTTTTTACCGGACACCATCAGCACGGACCTGACGCGCATCAGCATGTTCACCGCGCCGGTGTTCGGTCTGCCGTTCATCATGTCCAAATACCTGGCGCTGGGCATGCGGCTGGAAGACGTAGTGCGGGCCGTGACGCAGACCCCCGCGCGCATCCTCGGGCTGGACGCGGCGAAATTCGGCACCCTGCAACCGGGAGCGTATGGCGACGTCGCGCTGTTTACCCTGGCGGAAAGCGCCGCCACCATCACGGACAAGACCGGTGACACCCTTGCGCTGCCCCGGATTCTTGTGCCGCAAATGACGCTCCGGAACGGAAAAGTCGTGTATCGGAACATCACCTTCTGAAGCGCGCCTCCTGAAACACTACGGCTGCTTCAATCCTACCCGCCCGCCCGGCCCCGGTTACGCTCTTGCGTTTCCGGGGCCGGGCGGGCCAAAACTTTTTTCCAAAAAATGTGTGTATGACTCCCCTGCCGTTTATTCGGCAGGGACTTTGTAACAGACCGTCATTGCAACCATGATTCCCCCTATCGAACAACCGTAAGCAACGTTTTGACATCTGCGCCCCGTTGACAGAATACGTTTTTTATGTTTCGTTGCAAATACGCTTTTTTTTAAAATTAGTTGTTGTAAATGATTCTATTCCGTTCACGGCGGCGCGCCGGAAATTCCGGCTTCGTGCACAGGCAACCATACAACCTTACCACCAGGAGCGTCCTCATGTCCTTCGCATTCATCGGATTTGGTGAAGTTTCCTACTGCATTTCAAAGGGATTCCGCAAGGATTTCGGGGAAACCGTCGCACTCACGGCCTACGACGTCATGCTGGGCAGCGGGAAACCGATTGAAAAAACCGTTCGCGAACGCGCGGCGGAGGTTCGCGTCACGCTGGCCGACTCCCTGAAAGAGGCCATCAAGGATGCGGACATCGTGTTCTGCGCCGTCCAGGGCGCGTATTCCCTTGAGGTGGGCAGATCCGCCCGCGATTTCGTCAAGGCCGGGGCCATTTACGTCGACCTGACCACCGCCAACCCCGCCCACAAGTTCGCCCTGGGCGAAGCCTTCGCGGAAAAGGGCATCGAGTTTGTCGACGCCGCCATGCTCGGCGCGCTGCCGGTTTCCCTGCACAAGGTGCCCATGCTCGTTTCCGGCACAGGCGCGGCCAGAGCGGTCCCCCTCATGCGGGAACGCAATATGGACGTCACCCTAGTGCAGGGCCCCGCCGGGGAAGCTTCCAAAATCAAGCTGACCCGGAGCGTTTTCATGAAAGGGATGCAAGCGCTGCTCGTGGAGACTTTCCTCTTCGCCCGCAAGGCCGGTGTGGAGAACATCGTCATGGATTCCATCACTGAATCCATGGACAAGGGCGGGTTCAAAACCATGGCGGAACGGATGATCTGCGCCGACCTCATCCACGCCGAGCGCCGCTCCCACGAAGTTTCCGACTCGATCCTGGTCATGCGGGACCTCGAGGTCGAGCCCATCATGGCAAGCGCCACCGTGCAGCGGCTGAAAGCTTCCGCCGCTCTCGGCTACCGCGAGGAACTGACGGGCAAAGCCCCGAAGACGCTCGCCGAGGCTTACGCCCTGTGGGAGAAAAAGAACTACGTATAGCCCGCCGGGGCGTCTCGCCCCGCTCCGTGACAAGCTAAGAACAGCAACCCGTATTTGAATAAAACGGCCGCATGCCACCCCCCGCCGGATGGCAGCCATCCGCCGGGGGCTGCCGTAACGGCACAGCCGATTATTCTTCTTTACGACCAAAAGGGCGCAAACGATGCATCAGGGATTAGAAGACGCAATACGTCACGCCAAGTTGACAAAGCTGGAAAAGACGATTGCCGAGTACGTCCTGAGGAATATCGGCGAGGTTTCCTTCATGACCGTCGCGGAATTGGCGAAAGCCCTGGACGTCAGCGACACGAGCATCATCCGGGCGACGCGGGCCATGGGGTACGCCGGGTTTTCCGATTTTCAGCGCAGTATCCAGCAGGAATTGCGCCAAAAAATGCAGGACCTGGACAATCCCATGTCTCCCAAAGGCAGGTTTCTCTCGAAAAGCGCCCGGCGGGATAAAGAAAACCTGACGGCGCAAGGGCTGTCCCTGGTCATGGGGCACCTGAATGCCGTCATGGAGAACAACAGCAGGGAAAAGCTCGAGAAAACCATCGATATCCTGGTCGGCAGCCGGCAGAAATTCATTTGCGGTTACAGGGGGAGCGCCGCGGTTCTCTACTTTTTCGGCCAGAAGCTCCGCCAGTTCCTGCCCATGGTGCATACGCTCATAACGGGCGACAGTGAAATGATCGAGCGGCTGGCGGACATATCGTCCAAGGATTGCCTGTTCGTCTGTTCCTTTCCCCGGTATAACCATATGGTCATGCAGGCCTCGGACATGGCCCGCAGAGCCGGCGCGAAAGTGATCGCGCTGACGGACAAGGTAACCTCGCCCCTGGCCAGGAATACCGAGATCTCCCTGCTCGCGGGGGTGGATTTCCCCGGCTTCTGCAACTCCTACGTGGCCCCTCTCTTCATCTGCGACCTTTTACTCCTCCTCCTCAGCGAAAAGATCAACATGGAATCCAACGGCAAGGCCGACCTGATCGAAGAATACGTGCAGAAATTAAACATCAACTACCTCTGATCTTCCCCAGCGCATACGCCGGGCCGGGGCGAAAGCCCGCCCGGATACCCGGGAGACGCTCCTTCGCCGTCCCGCCACGGAGCCGCCCGCGCGCCGCAGCGAGACGCTTGCGCGAAAACCGCTTTCATAGAGCTTGAGTTTTAGGCAGAAATCCCTATTTTCAGGAAGGCGATACCGGCATGGTTATACGACTGACGGCGCATGGCCGTTTCTACTCTTGAAAACGCCTAACGACTCTCCCGGAGAAGAATGCATGGACATCAGCAACGTTTACGCGGTCTATTTCAGTGCAACCGGCACCACGCAAAAAATCGTGACGCATATCGCTTCCGCTCTCGGCAATGAGCTGGGCGCGAAAGTGGGAACACGCAACTTCACGCTCCCGGCGGGCAGAGCCGAACCCCTGGTTTTCGGCAAGGGCGATTGTATCGTGTTCGGCACCCCGGTCTACGCGGGACGGATTCCCAACGTTCTGCTCACCTACCTGGAAACCATGGAAGGCAACGGCGCGCTGGCCGTTCCCGTCGCCCTGTTCGGGAACCGGAACTACGACGACGCCCTGATAGAACAGCGGGATCTTTTGGAGCGCAAGGGATTCCACACCGTGGGCGCCGCCGCCTTTGTGGGCGAGCATTCATTTTCCAAAATTCTCGCCGCGGGCAGGCCCGACAGCGAAGACATGGCCCTCGCCACGCGGTTCGCCGCCGACGTTGCCGCCAAAATCAAGGCCCTGCCCGAAGGGGAAGCCTTGCAGCCCGTGCCGGTCAAGGGCACGCCTTACCCGCATGCCGGGTATTACCGGCCGCGCGACGGGGAGGGGATCTTCATCGATATCCGTAAAGTCAAATCCCTGGTGAACGAGCGCTGTACGAACTGCAACATCTGCATCGGCCTGTGCCCTCTGGGGTCGATCAGCAAGGAAAACGTGCGCGAATACACCGGCATTTGCATCAAGTGCGGGGCCTGCATCAAAGGATGCCCCGAGAACGCGCGCTACTATACGGACGAAGGCTACCTGTTTCACCAGCATGATCTGGAAGCAAAATACACCCGCCGGGCCTTGCCCGAGTTGTTCGTATAAATAATAACGCCGCCTTTCCGTTGACAAAAACCCGGTCCTCCGTACGCCGCCGCGCACGGAGGGCCGGGTTTTATCGGTTCGATCATTGACACGGGCACGGCGACAAATTACCTTTGAAAACCCTATAAGGAGCCCCGCATCAGGAGTAAGACATGTGGAACTAAGACCCGCGCTACGAGACAAAATTGAGGTTCTGACCGGCAAAGGCGTGACGTTTTGCAACCCCTACAGCGTTGATATCGGCGACGACGTCAATACCGGCCAGATTGCGGGCGACGGCGTGACGATATATCCGGGATGCCGGATCTACGGCGCCAAAACGGTTATTTCCGCCGGGGCGCAAATAGGCCGCGAAGGCCCCGTCACCATTGAAGACTGCCAGATCGGTCCCCGCGTCGAACTCAAGGGGGGGTATTTCAGTAAATCAGTCTTCCTCGCGCGGGCGAATCTCGGTTCCGGAGCGCAGGTCAGGGAAGCCTGCATCCTTGAAGAAGAAGCGGGCGGCGCGCACTGCGTCGGCCTCAAACAGACCATCCTCTTCCCCTTCGTCACCCTGGGCAGCCTTGTCAATTTTTGCGACTGCCTGATGGCCGGCGGCACCAGCCGGAAAAATCACAGCGAAGTCGGCAGTTCCTACATCCATTTCAATTTCACCCCGGATGGCGACAAAACCACGGCTTCCCTGCTGGGCGACGTGCCGCGCGGGGTGATGCTGAACCAGCCCCCGATCTTTCTTGGCGGCCAGGGCGGCATGGTCGGGCCGTTGCGGATGGGTTTCGGCAACGTGGTGGCCGCCGGGGGCGTCCTGCGCAAGGACGTTCTTGCCGACGGCCGGCTGGTTATCCCCCAGACGCCGCCCGCCAAAACGATCGAGTATGCGCCGAAGGCGTATCCCGGCCTTGCGCGCATCGTCCGCAACAACTTCTTCTACCTTGCCAACCTGACGGCGCTCGAACAGTGGTATATCCACGTCCGTCAAAGCTTTTTCCAGGAACAGGAGTTCGGCGGCCTTATCTTCCGG of uncultured delta proteobacterium contains these proteins:
- a CDS encoding UDP-N-acetylglucosamine pyrophosphorylase — its product is MELRPALRDKIEVLTGKGVTFCNPYSVDIGDDVNTGQIAGDGVTIYPGCRIYGAKTVISAGAQIGREGPVTIEDCQIGPRVELKGGYFSKSVFLARANLGSGAQVREACILEEEAGGAHCVGLKQTILFPFVTLGSLVNFCDCLMAGGTSRKNHSEVGSSYIHFNFTPDGDKTTASLLGDVPRGVMLNQPPIFLGGQGGMVGPLRMGFGNVVAAGGVLRKDVLADGRLVIPQTPPAKTIEYAPKAYPGLARIVRNNFFYLANLTALEQWYIHVRQSFFQEQEFGGLIFRGALETLAMATKERCKRLEDMGNKLAAPPARSGEPGRREMAANAAGIRDLLAGFANGAAGQTGERHKDLFLAGLRKNRQQGAGYIETIQSLPEDTVREGTLWLERIVAGAFRLLASRVPALELTNDAAVAAKE
- a CDS encoding putative Bug family protein (Evidence 3 : Function proposed based on presence of conserved amino acid motif, structural feature or limited homology); this translates as MGRIAKKMGILAACMAFSAVLFSPAIAGAAEYPKKNITLIVPYSAGGSSDIGARRHAQFLEKELGVSVIIDNTAGAGGWVGWNKLMKAKPDGYTIAQLNLVYVDGYLNPEMKRTQNLDSITPLARHVLDTTAWAVKPDSPYKDAKELLEYVKANPGKVKVATSGVMTQHHILLIQLEKLGYKMEPVHTNGLADVMTMVLGGHVDVASLGAGDVRKQARDGELRALAVMSPERSRFLPDTPTMKENTGLALEAYAARGYAGPAGMDPAVVKILSDALGKAMNNPEHIKEMENLGMDVAYLNSDDWKAFLKKIEKEHKEILGW
- a CDS encoding membrane hypothetical protein (Evidence 5 : No homology to any previously reported sequences), encoding MTPNTTFFQRFPLDFWVCTVIFLAAAFLFADSRGYPDKAILFPSIMLVCMMGLSAYCMAASCIKRQKLLRAVAAGTRTLPAKTPIDRKAVCAFACMAAAYAFLTPYIGFGLASLIFIGAGTVFFGEKDKRAVVAVPLGTMLFVYGFFIYFLDVSIPFFPASFGS
- a CDS encoding Integral membrane protein produces the protein MSPFEIASDVFTVTNIAIMSGGLIFGMVAGALPGISSTMAVTLLLPFTFALPAGSGLMLLMAIYTASVYGGSISAILINTPGTGSSAATAIDGYQLTRKGHGARALRISTFASALGGVVSAIALILLSPPLSKISLWFGPPEYFLLACLGLSAVATLAANSIAKGILAAVIGLFLASVGLDYSLGSPRFTFGIMELEGGISFIPALIGLFALSEVLRMAENRFAPDSKPADFRNDRFFPSLAELAPTWATMGRGSVIGTIIGILPGAGAEIGSWISYNTEKRLSKHRHEIGHGSTVGVAASEVANNAVTGAALIPLFTLGIPGSSVAAVILGGLLIHGLVPGRELFTEYATITYTAMFGFLIANILMLFFGLLLVKPFAQVTKIPRRYLAPIIVTLCFIGAYAINNSFFDVGIMVVFGVIGYVLQRAGFHPAPIVLAMILGPMAESRYLQMYSLSDGNVISYMFTRPISLALIGMIVLFLFSPAFFKNVQQGPAPETAPGSVKDTQEAA
- a CDS encoding conserved hypothetical protein (Evidence 4 : Homologs of previously reported genes of unknown function), with amino-acid sequence MITDTVTRIRGGHVVDPATGESAIRDLWIVNGRVAATQPAGGGDHTDIDAAGCYVFPGLADFHLHMFQGGTEIGLQPDSVLLPQGVTMAVDQGSAGVANCDAFYAGTLAKTTVRAYAFLHLCPAGLATTRYLENIDPANFDPVAVRDVFDRYPGVFRGLKIRQSVEIAGNHGLKPLERTLRIADDLDLPVVVHTTDPAGDIEDLASMLRPGDVFSHVFHGRGQTVLDDAGNIRPAVREARKRGVFFDTADGRVHYGLKQIRLALGRGFLPDTISTDLTRISMFTAPVFGLPFIMSKYLALGMRLEDVVRAVTQTPARILGLDAAKFGTLQPGAYGDVALFTLAESAATITDKTGDTLALPRILVPQMTLRNGKVVYRNITF
- a CDS encoding 4Fe-4S dicluster domain protein, which codes for MDISNVYAVYFSATGTTQKIVTHIASALGNELGAKVGTRNFTLPAGRAEPLVFGKGDCIVFGTPVYAGRIPNVLLTYLETMEGNGALAVPVALFGNRNYDDALIEQRDLLERKGFHTVGAAAFVGEHSFSKILAAGRPDSEDMALATRFAADVAAKIKALPEGEALQPVPVKGTPYPHAGYYRPRDGEGIFIDIRKVKSLVNERCTNCNICIGLCPLGSISKENVREYTGICIKCGACIKGCPENARYYTDEGYLFHQHDLEAKYTRRALPELFV
- a CDS encoding putative SIS domain protein (Evidence 3 : Function proposed based on presence of conserved amino acid motif, structural feature or limited homology), producing the protein MHQGLEDAIRHAKLTKLEKTIAEYVLRNIGEVSFMTVAELAKALDVSDTSIIRATRAMGYAGFSDFQRSIQQELRQKMQDLDNPMSPKGRFLSKSARRDKENLTAQGLSLVMGHLNAVMENNSREKLEKTIDILVGSRQKFICGYRGSAAVLYFFGQKLRQFLPMVHTLITGDSEMIERLADISSKDCLFVCSFPRYNHMVMQASDMARRAGAKVIALTDKVTSPLARNTEISLLAGVDFPGFCNSYVAPLFICDLLLLLLSEKINMESNGKADLIEEYVQKLNINYL
- a CDS encoding putative Phosphogluconate dehydrogenase, NAD-binding,-like protein (Evidence 3 : Function proposed based on presence of conserved amino acid motif, structural feature or limited homology), which encodes MSFAFIGFGEVSYCISKGFRKDFGETVALTAYDVMLGSGKPIEKTVRERAAEVRVTLADSLKEAIKDADIVFCAVQGAYSLEVGRSARDFVKAGAIYVDLTTANPAHKFALGEAFAEKGIEFVDAAMLGALPVSLHKVPMLVSGTGAARAVPLMRERNMDVTLVQGPAGEASKIKLTRSVFMKGMQALLVETFLFARKAGVENIVMDSITESMDKGGFKTMAERMICADLIHAERRSHEVSDSILVMRDLEVEPIMASATVQRLKASAALGYREELTGKAPKTLAEAYALWEKKNYV
- a CDS encoding hypothetical protein (Evidence 5 : No homology to any previously reported sequences), producing MTEYVFYVSLQIRFFLKLVVVNDSIPFTAARRKFRLRAQATIQPYHQERPHVLRIHRIW